In Falco biarmicus isolate bFalBia1 chromosome 6, bFalBia1.pri, whole genome shotgun sequence, the following are encoded in one genomic region:
- the IL17A gene encoding interleukin-17A has product MLPILRASLFSSLLLMLLTVLSATGSADGKVIHPGLKLESLLKQAYTGCPPQKDSKFPQMVRVNVSISSMNQDTKVTPDVSSRSLAPWDYRIDEDHNRFPQVIADAKCRHSRCVNLDGQLDHSLNSVPIKQEILVLQREQKGSHQSYRLEKKIITVGCTCVTPLIRHQA; this is encoded by the exons atgtTGCCAATCCTTCGTGCTTCTCTG TTCAGCTCACTGCTCCTGATGCTGCTGACCGTGCTGTCAGCCACCGGTTCTGCTGATGGGAAGGTGATACACCCTGGGCTCAAGCTGGAGAGCCTCCTCAAGCAAGCGTATACTGGCTGTCCGCCCCAAAAAGACTCAAAATTCCCTCAGATGGTGAGAGTCAATGTAAGCATCAGCAGCATGAACCAGGACACCAAAGTGACTCCTGATGTCAGCAGCCGCTCTTTGGCTCCATGGGATTACAG GATCGACGAGGACCACAACCGTTTCCCCCAAGTGATTGCTGATGCCAAGTGCCGCCACTCCAGATGCGTGAATTTGGATGGGCAGCTGGACCACAGCCTCAACTCTGTCCCCATCAAGCAGGAGATCCTCGTCCTCCAGAGGGAGCAGAAGGGCTCCCACCAATCATACcgactggaaaagaaaataatcactgTGGGCTGCACATGTGTCACCCCCTTGATCCGACACCAGGCTTAA